A single Thermoanaerobacterium sp. RBIITD DNA region contains:
- a CDS encoding TnsD family Tn7-like transposition protein: MTAADKTDYYRQEWLKLMNHYHDKSKTELRRLNKAVYAWLYRNDKEWLQLNSPEPRYTYKNTRVDWGQKV; the protein is encoded by the coding sequence ATTACGGCTGCCGATAAAACGGATTATTACCGACAAGAATGGCTTAAGTTGATGAATCATTACCATGATAAAAGCAAAACGGAACTGCGGAGGCTAAACAAGGCAGTTTATGCTTGGCTATATAGAAATGATAAAGAATGGCTCCAGCTAAATTCTCCAGAGCCAAGGTATACATACAAAAATACACGTGTTGATTGGGGACAAAAGGTATAG
- a CDS encoding pyridoxamine 5'-phosphate oxidase family protein: MNEVVNFLSENPVLYLATIGRDGKPKVRPFQFMLEKEGKLFFCTSNQKEVYKEIKLNPYVEFSTTNQNNVWIRISGRIKFSNDLEVKTTIIEHNPLVKSIYKTPDNPIFEIFYLDDAKAVIADFSGQPPKQYNL, from the coding sequence ATGAACGAAGTTGTAAATTTTTTAAGCGAAAATCCTGTTCTATATCTTGCTACAATAGGAAGAGACGGTAAACCAAAGGTTCGTCCATTTCAATTTATGCTTGAAAAGGAGGGTAAGTTGTTTTTCTGTACGTCAAACCAAAAAGAAGTTTACAAGGAAATTAAACTGAATCCTTATGTTGAGTTTTCTACAACAAACCAAAATAATGTTTGGATTCGAATTTCTGGACGAATTAAATTTTCAAATGATTTGGAAGTGAAGACTACAATCATTGAGCACAATCCCCTTGTAAAATCAATTTATAAAACTCCTGACAACCCAATTTTTGAAATTTTTTATTTAGATGATGCGAAGGCAGTTATTGCTGATTTTTCAGGTCAACCACCCAAACAATACAATCTTTGA
- a CDS encoding helix-turn-helix domain-containing protein: MKKELPSCPVETTLSLIGNKWKILILRELLKGTKRFNELKKAIDSISQKVLTQQLRSMEEDGLVERKVYAEVPPKVEYSLTELGISLKPILDSMYLWGEQYKEKLYLYLTPEEKNSTGKS, from the coding sequence ATGAAAAAAGAATTGCCATCTTGTCCCGTTGAAACAACTCTTTCGCTTATAGGAAATAAATGGAAAATATTAATATTAAGAGAACTATTGAAAGGAACTAAACGATTTAATGAATTAAAAAAAGCAATAGATTCTATAAGCCAAAAAGTTCTTACTCAACAACTTCGTTCTATGGAAGAAGATGGCCTTGTGGAAAGAAAGGTATATGCTGAAGTTCCACCAAAGGTAGAGTATTCCCTAACTGAATTAGGAATTAGTTTAAAACCTATACTCGATTCAATGTATTTATGGGGAGAACAATATAAAGAAAAATTATATTTGTATCTAACTCCAGAGGAAAAGAATTCTACAGGCAAAAGTTAA